The following are encoded in a window of Mycolicibacterium tusciae JS617 genomic DNA:
- a CDS encoding DUF2252 domain-containing protein has product MDGMAAAGVHTVLAEADGTAYRSLRQRPVTRAERYALGKSLRKRVPRKSLAEWSTPSDRPDPVELINVSHQGRVDRLIPIRVGRMVDSPYGFLRGTAVVMAEDVAHLPATGITPVVCGDSHFGNFGFYASPELDLVIDLNDFDEAHPGAWEWDLRRLAASIWVAGRHNGTSEDHCGNAVRSCVASYRHELRRLADLPLFTRSFVRLDVDRLAAETAGPLNEEVVRSAKRARHRTGDRALPRFTHEVDGERKIVEEPPLITRLPPREAELLAEALDDYLETLPSYWRRVLGGYTLVDVAHKVVGVGSVGLRAYVALLEGSSESDVVFLQLKQARRSVLGRYVHGESAWHAHQGQRVVEYQQSLQTVSDPLLGWTTMDGLQYYVRQFRNMKGRIPLDAIDAAALADYAGVVGQLLAKGHARTSGASMIAGYMGSSDRVDKALCKFARRYADQTEADHAALVRAVDRGLLPVERGV; this is encoded by the coding sequence ATGGATGGCATGGCAGCTGCCGGCGTGCATACCGTTCTGGCGGAGGCCGACGGCACCGCGTATCGCTCGTTGCGACAGCGACCGGTAACACGGGCCGAGCGCTACGCCCTTGGCAAGAGTCTGCGTAAGCGCGTGCCGCGCAAGTCGCTGGCCGAATGGAGCACACCTTCTGACCGTCCCGACCCCGTTGAACTCATCAACGTCAGTCATCAGGGGAGGGTCGACCGGCTGATCCCGATCCGGGTCGGGCGCATGGTCGACTCGCCGTACGGATTTCTGCGGGGCACCGCGGTGGTGATGGCCGAGGACGTCGCGCATCTGCCTGCAACGGGAATCACCCCCGTCGTGTGCGGCGACTCGCACTTCGGCAACTTCGGGTTCTACGCCTCTCCTGAGTTGGATCTGGTGATCGACCTCAACGATTTCGACGAGGCCCACCCAGGCGCGTGGGAGTGGGACCTGCGGCGGTTGGCCGCAAGTATCTGGGTCGCCGGGCGCCACAACGGGACGTCAGAAGACCACTGCGGCAACGCTGTCCGGTCCTGTGTGGCCTCGTATCGTCACGAGTTGCGGCGCCTGGCCGACCTTCCCTTGTTCACAAGGTCTTTCGTTCGGCTCGATGTCGACAGGCTGGCCGCCGAAACGGCAGGCCCGCTCAACGAAGAGGTGGTGCGGTCGGCGAAGCGAGCACGTCACCGCACAGGCGACCGCGCGCTGCCGCGCTTCACCCATGAGGTGGATGGCGAGCGGAAAATCGTCGAGGAGCCACCGCTCATCACGCGGCTGCCCCCGCGTGAAGCGGAGTTACTGGCGGAGGCACTCGACGACTATCTCGAGACTCTGCCCTCGTACTGGCGGCGCGTTCTCGGTGGCTACACGCTGGTCGATGTTGCGCACAAGGTCGTCGGGGTGGGCAGCGTCGGACTGCGTGCTTACGTGGCGCTGCTGGAGGGTTCATCGGAGTCCGACGTGGTCTTTCTGCAGCTCAAGCAAGCTCGCCGATCGGTACTTGGGCGCTACGTGCACGGTGAATCGGCATGGCACGCACACCAGGGGCAGCGGGTCGTGGAATACCAACAGTCTCTGCAGACGGTGAGTGACCCACTACTGGGGTGGACCACGATGGACGGTCTGCAGTACTACGTGCGACAGTTCCGGAATATGAAGGGACGCATACCTTTAGACGCAATCGATGCGGCAGCGCTGGCTGACTACGCCGGAGTGGTTGGTCAGCTCCTCGCCAAGGGGCATGCCAGGACAAGTGGTGCCTCGATGATCGCCGGCTACATGGGCAGCTCCGACCGGGTCGACAAGGCATTGTGCAAGTTCGCGCGGCGCTATGCCGACCAGACAGAAGCCGACCACGCCGCGCTGGTCCGCGCCGTCGACCGCGGATTGCTGCCCGTCGAGCGCGGGGTTTAG
- a CDS encoding excalibur calcium-binding domain-containing protein yields the protein MIRTVARGLVLVTLVSAGASSIVTAPIANAQQPYRNCSEARANGDTNIPYDSPYYGAHLDRDNDGIGCES from the coding sequence ATGATTCGTACCGTTGCGAGAGGGCTGGTCTTGGTCACGCTCGTATCCGCCGGCGCATCATCTATCGTCACCGCACCTATCGCCAACGCGCAGCAGCCCTACCGAAACTGCTCGGAAGCAAGGGCCAACGGCGACACCAACATTCCGTACGATTCGCCGTATTACGGAGCGCACTTGGATCGCGACAACGACGGCATCGGCTGCGAATCGTAA
- a CDS encoding TetR/AcrR family transcriptional regulator, whose amino-acid sequence MAESSRDRILAESLRLFGEQGYAGTSIAQIEQAAGLSPGSGALYRHFKSKDELLVQALQARVLDRGQWAQFLAPDFSVLAMLDLVAPDSDIVDRLMVLCRIGLQRLDHDRDVTRILLRDNTAPQDVLEVARRDEHLVVLSVLTRGLAELAGQDRVNEDWDALALVLQAALAHYWLVRDVFGGEHPSSIDPDRYLRAIAEMVAARLKVPATEAIRT is encoded by the coding sequence ATGGCTGAGTCTTCGCGGGATCGCATCCTCGCCGAGTCCCTGCGCTTGTTCGGTGAGCAGGGATATGCAGGCACTTCGATCGCCCAGATCGAGCAGGCCGCAGGCCTCTCACCGGGCTCGGGCGCGCTCTACCGGCACTTCAAGTCCAAAGACGAGCTTCTCGTGCAGGCCTTGCAAGCCCGTGTGCTGGACCGCGGGCAGTGGGCGCAGTTCCTCGCACCCGATTTCTCGGTGCTCGCGATGCTGGATCTTGTCGCACCCGACAGCGACATCGTCGACCGGCTGATGGTGTTGTGCAGGATCGGTCTGCAAAGGCTCGATCACGACCGCGATGTGACCCGAATCCTGTTGCGTGACAACACGGCACCGCAGGATGTGCTGGAAGTGGCGCGGCGCGACGAGCACTTGGTGGTGCTGTCGGTACTGACGCGGGGGTTAGCCGAACTCGCCGGCCAGGACCGGGTCAACGAAGACTGGGACGCTCTGGCGCTCGTCCTGCAAGCCGCCTTGGCGCATTACTGGTTGGTGAGAGACGTCTTCGGAGGCGAACACCCGTCCAGCATCGATCCCGACCGGTACCTGCGGGCGATCGCCGAGATGGTCGCTGCACGCCTGAAAGTTCCTGCCACAGAAGCAATCCGAACGTAG
- a CDS encoding site-specific integrase translates to MLVVKVVSPLSSRESFTVLGEDGVPVAPVERYLKYLTDIERSPNTIKAYAHDLKDWFTFLGGCGLDWRSVSLEDIGAFVAWLRLPTALRQGAIAVLPSVEHHCGESTVNRKLSALAAFYLHAVRDGIEVGELLTTWQIGGSRGGWKPFLHHISKHMPLPRRTVSLKAPKKLPRVLIPGEIQTLLDACDRLRDRFLLALLYDTGMRIGEALGLRHSDIAAADRQITVCRRDNDNRARAKSLTVRTVPVSAELIRLYADYLHAEYGDLDSDYVFVNLWGRPHGHPLTYSAVYDLVRRLRRRTDIDFDPHWLRHTAATRMLRDGIGLEVVAKLLGHANVTVTAATYGHLNVEDARKAMEHAGWFIGKAQVNL, encoded by the coding sequence GTGCTTGTTGTGAAGGTGGTTTCACCGCTCTCGTCGCGTGAATCGTTCACCGTCCTCGGCGAGGACGGTGTGCCGGTGGCACCGGTGGAGCGGTATCTGAAGTATTTGACCGACATAGAGCGGTCGCCGAACACGATCAAGGCCTATGCCCATGATCTGAAGGACTGGTTCACGTTCCTGGGCGGGTGCGGCCTGGACTGGCGGTCGGTGAGTCTGGAGGATATCGGCGCGTTCGTCGCCTGGCTGCGGCTGCCCACGGCGCTGCGGCAGGGCGCGATCGCCGTGCTGCCCTCGGTGGAGCATCACTGCGGCGAGTCAACGGTGAACCGGAAGCTGTCGGCGTTGGCGGCGTTCTATCTGCACGCCGTTCGCGACGGGATCGAGGTCGGCGAGCTGCTGACGACCTGGCAGATCGGAGGGTCGAGAGGCGGTTGGAAGCCGTTTCTGCACCACATCAGCAAGCACATGCCGCTACCCCGGCGAACAGTGTCGTTGAAGGCGCCGAAGAAGCTGCCGCGAGTGCTGATCCCCGGCGAGATCCAAACACTGCTGGACGCGTGTGACCGGTTGCGGGATCGGTTCCTGTTGGCGCTGCTCTATGACACCGGGATGCGCATCGGTGAGGCGCTGGGGCTGCGTCACAGCGACATCGCCGCCGCTGATCGGCAGATCACAGTTTGTCGGCGTGACAACGACAACCGAGCCCGCGCCAAATCGTTGACGGTCCGGACCGTTCCGGTGAGCGCGGAACTGATTCGGTTGTATGCCGATTACCTTCACGCTGAATACGGCGACCTCGACAGCGACTACGTTTTCGTCAACCTCTGGGGGCGGCCACACGGCCATCCGTTGACCTATAGCGCGGTCTACGACCTGGTCCGCCGTTTGCGCCGGCGCACGGACATCGACTTCGACCCGCATTGGCTGCGCCACACCGCAGCGACCAGGATGCTGCGCGACGGGATCGGATTGGAGGTCGTGGCCAAGCTGCTCGGCCACGCCAATGTCACCGTCACCGCCGCGACATACGGGCATCTGAACGTGGAGGACGCCCGCAAGGCGATGGAGCACGCGGGCTGGTTCATCGGAAAGGCCCAGGTGAACCTATGA
- a CDS encoding tyrosine-type recombinase/integrase, producing the protein MTALEPNSTPGLLGLLIAGVRAEFRSDALEFASDDAVFGGGSCRVTDCGRSARGHGLCQGHHQRWANAGRPDLEEFTASTDPRWRKHRPNQACRVDGCGYGSARRGLCQLHAQRWERAGRPPLTSWLRDPLPVKQPRPGATCQIGHCSLWPQAKSPLCHSHTNTWKANDRNDIDEFVARFESNDTPANETIQLGMLTPQLKLEMQYVLQQRHDDRRGKLTPAVVARVVRLLIDTATTSLLDFDADQWRQRSAVLLNDTRSRGLLLYAHLTMLDLAEAGGWEAEYPRDVWRMHRLGYEGHYTLRFDRIPQPWLREPAKRWIRLRLSRGLNLEAGGGRPLLAIARFGRFLADVDIDDISRIDRELLERYLAHLNQEYSPQRRGAHIGLLNGFFAAIRQHCWATGLPDTAMFFAEDHPKRGEHLPRALAEHVMTQLEHHDNLDQFNNPAYRLITVILMRCGLRITDALRLRGDCVTTDADGAPYLRYFNHKMKRDALVPIAPDLVDMIGHQRRLVSERWPGGTGLLFPRPTKNIDGQVPLGIPTYREAMHRWLAACDIRDEHNRRVHLTPHQWRHTLGTRLINRDVPQEVVRHILDHDSPQMTAHYARLHDTTVRRAWEAARKVDSHGREVNLDPDGPMADAAWAKQRLGRATQALPNGYCGLPVQQSCPHANACLTCPMFLTTQEFLPQHRTQRKQTLQLITAAEARGHKRLAEMNRQVLGNLDAIITSLDTPTDPTAAEHAS; encoded by the coding sequence ATGACCGCCCTGGAGCCCAACTCAACGCCGGGCCTGCTGGGCCTGCTCATAGCCGGTGTTCGCGCCGAATTCCGCAGCGACGCATTGGAGTTCGCCTCGGACGACGCCGTATTCGGTGGAGGGTCCTGCCGCGTCACCGACTGCGGACGCAGCGCCCGTGGCCATGGCCTCTGTCAAGGTCACCACCAGCGATGGGCCAACGCGGGCCGCCCCGACCTCGAAGAGTTCACTGCCTCGACCGACCCGCGTTGGCGCAAACATCGCCCCAACCAGGCATGTCGGGTCGACGGCTGCGGTTACGGGTCGGCTCGCCGCGGATTGTGTCAGCTGCACGCGCAACGGTGGGAACGCGCCGGGCGGCCGCCCCTGACCTCGTGGTTACGTGATCCGCTGCCGGTGAAACAGCCCCGGCCCGGCGCGACCTGCCAGATCGGGCACTGCTCGTTATGGCCGCAGGCCAAGTCGCCGCTATGCCATTCCCACACCAACACTTGGAAAGCGAACGACCGCAACGATATCGACGAGTTCGTCGCAAGATTCGAATCCAACGACACACCGGCAAACGAGACGATTCAGCTCGGGATGCTCACGCCGCAGCTCAAACTGGAGATGCAGTACGTACTGCAGCAACGCCACGACGACCGACGCGGCAAGCTGACGCCGGCCGTTGTCGCCAGGGTGGTCCGACTACTGATAGACACCGCCACCACCTCGCTGCTCGACTTCGACGCCGACCAATGGCGGCAACGCTCAGCCGTGCTACTCAACGACACGAGATCTCGCGGCTTGCTGCTCTATGCCCACCTCACCATGCTGGACTTGGCCGAGGCCGGAGGTTGGGAAGCCGAATACCCACGCGACGTCTGGCGGATGCACCGGCTCGGCTACGAAGGCCACTACACACTGCGGTTCGACCGCATCCCGCAACCCTGGCTCAGAGAGCCGGCCAAACGATGGATCCGGCTGCGCCTCTCACGCGGACTCAACCTCGAAGCAGGCGGTGGACGCCCGCTGCTGGCCATCGCCCGATTCGGACGATTTCTCGCTGACGTCGACATCGACGACATCAGCCGGATCGACCGGGAACTGCTCGAACGCTACCTCGCGCACCTGAACCAGGAATACAGCCCACAGCGCCGAGGCGCCCACATCGGCCTGCTCAATGGATTCTTTGCCGCGATCCGCCAACATTGCTGGGCCACAGGACTTCCCGACACTGCGATGTTCTTCGCCGAGGACCACCCCAAGCGCGGCGAACACCTGCCCAGAGCGTTGGCCGAACACGTCATGACCCAGCTCGAACACCACGACAACCTCGACCAGTTCAACAACCCTGCCTATCGACTGATCACCGTCATCCTGATGCGTTGCGGGCTCCGGATCACCGACGCCCTGCGATTGCGCGGCGACTGCGTCACCACAGACGCCGACGGGGCACCCTATCTGCGCTACTTCAACCACAAGATGAAGCGGGACGCCCTTGTTCCGATCGCCCCAGACCTCGTCGACATGATCGGCCACCAACGCCGACTCGTCTCCGAACGCTGGCCCGGCGGCACTGGACTGCTGTTCCCGCGCCCCACCAAGAACATCGACGGCCAAGTCCCCCTGGGGATCCCGACCTACCGCGAGGCGATGCACCGATGGCTCGCAGCCTGCGACATCCGCGACGAGCACAACCGGCGGGTGCATTTGACGCCGCACCAGTGGCGCCACACGCTCGGCACCCGCCTGATCAACCGCGACGTTCCGCAAGAGGTCGTGCGCCACATCCTCGACCACGACTCACCGCAGATGACCGCCCACTACGCTCGCCTGCACGACACCACCGTCCGCCGAGCCTGGGAAGCCGCCCGCAAAGTCGACAGCCACGGGCGTGAGGTCAACCTCGACCCAGACGGACCGATGGCCGACGCCGCTTGGGCCAAACAACGCCTCGGTCGCGCCACCCAAGCCCTACCCAACGGCTACTGCGGTCTGCCCGTCCAACAGAGCTGCCCACACGCCAACGCCTGCCTGACTTGCCCCATGTTCCTCACCACCCAGGAATTCCTGCCGCAACATCGGACCCAACGCAAGCAGACACTGCAACTGATCACAGCAGCAGAAGCTCGCGGACACAAACGGCTGGCCGAGATGAACCGCCAGGTTTTGGGCAACCTCGACGCCATCATCACCTCGCTCGACACTCCCACCGATCCGACGGCAGCCGAACATGCGAGCTGA
- a CDS encoding DUF6262 family protein: MRADNSIHIVTAAKQRHELTRAKAIAALHELDRAGTKISFEAVAEHAGVSRSWLYTQPDLKDEINRIRALRRPQHDQAPPARQRAREDSLRQRLDVALRRNRELAEQNQRLRHQLAHALGQARDDTHKRPARDRDSITIDPC; encoded by the coding sequence ATGCGAGCTGACAACAGCATTCACATCGTCACCGCAGCCAAGCAGCGTCACGAGCTCACCCGCGCAAAAGCTATCGCCGCCTTGCACGAACTCGACCGCGCCGGAACCAAGATCAGCTTCGAAGCCGTCGCCGAACACGCCGGTGTCTCCCGGTCCTGGCTCTACACCCAGCCCGACCTCAAAGACGAGATCAACCGCATCCGTGCGCTACGCCGCCCGCAACACGACCAGGCTCCGCCAGCCCGGCAACGCGCCAGGGAAGACTCCCTGCGCCAGCGCCTCGACGTCGCACTTCGCCGCAACCGTGAACTCGCCGAACAGAATCAGCGACTGCGCCACCAACTCGCCCATGCTCTCGGACAAGCCCGCGACGACACCCACAAGCGACCCGCCCGAGATCGCGATTCGATAACAATCGACCCCTGCTGA